The Ruania alba genome has a window encoding:
- a CDS encoding PD-(D/E)XK nuclease family protein, translating into METVLWEIWETAGLSRTWQRRALAGGAGGDRADTDLDAVMALFRAAEQFVDRSTFASPAKFLEHLAAQDFPADTLAAHGDTGDAVAVHTPAGAAGGEWDVVVVAGVQDDTWPDLRIRDSLLRSAELADIATARHVATATDSAGTAERDAFRRARREVYEGELRTFVSACSRARRDLLVTAVLDTDARPSIFVETLLPDSDELPPVTPVAPPLDLRGLVGRLRAEVRPLLTRSEPEGGTEAGARAQSAAALLAHLAARDVHGADPAQWPIFRTPSTTAPLWADGETVTVSPSTLEDVTTCPLRWALTRHGGKPGDSTAQNLGNLVHEIAAEHPSGGESELLQALAERWHELELSDGWVGRRERARGEEIMRKLAQYNAERAGQRVETETAFEVDADGIRLRGRVDRVEHTSTGVRIVDLKTGKSAVSKADAERHAQLGSYQVAVERGAFGASASGGAALVYLGAATKAVTQREQRPLAEDADPAWAETMLRDGAASMAAAEFEARPNPRCRICPVQNSCPAQPAGGRVTPS; encoded by the coding sequence GTGGAGACAGTGCTCTGGGAGATCTGGGAGACCGCCGGGCTCAGCCGCACATGGCAACGGCGGGCGCTCGCCGGCGGGGCTGGTGGGGACCGCGCTGACACCGATCTGGACGCCGTGATGGCCCTGTTCCGGGCGGCCGAGCAGTTCGTCGATCGCAGCACGTTCGCCTCCCCGGCGAAGTTCCTCGAGCACCTCGCCGCGCAGGACTTCCCGGCCGACACCCTCGCCGCCCACGGCGACACCGGCGATGCTGTCGCGGTGCACACCCCGGCCGGCGCTGCCGGGGGAGAGTGGGACGTGGTGGTCGTGGCCGGGGTGCAGGATGACACCTGGCCCGACCTGCGGATCCGTGACTCGTTGCTGCGCTCGGCCGAGCTGGCCGATATCGCCACGGCGCGGCATGTGGCGACCGCGACCGACAGTGCAGGCACTGCTGAGCGGGATGCGTTCCGGCGGGCCAGGCGCGAGGTGTACGAGGGTGAACTGCGCACCTTCGTCTCCGCGTGCTCCAGGGCACGGCGGGACCTGCTGGTCACCGCTGTGCTCGACACCGACGCACGGCCGTCGATCTTCGTGGAGACGCTGCTGCCGGACTCCGACGAGCTGCCCCCCGTCACCCCGGTGGCCCCGCCGCTCGACCTGCGAGGCCTGGTCGGGCGGCTGCGGGCCGAGGTGCGACCACTGCTGACCCGGTCGGAACCGGAGGGTGGCACCGAGGCGGGGGCGCGCGCGCAGTCGGCCGCGGCGCTGCTGGCTCACCTGGCTGCCCGCGACGTGCACGGGGCGGATCCAGCGCAGTGGCCGATCTTCCGCACCCCGAGCACCACGGCACCACTGTGGGCCGACGGGGAGACCGTGACGGTGTCGCCCTCGACCCTGGAGGACGTGACCACCTGCCCGCTGCGCTGGGCGCTCACCCGGCACGGCGGCAAGCCGGGCGACTCCACTGCCCAGAACCTGGGAAACCTGGTGCACGAGATTGCCGCCGAGCATCCGTCCGGCGGCGAGTCCGAGCTGTTGCAGGCGCTCGCCGAGCGCTGGCACGAACTGGAGCTCTCCGACGGGTGGGTCGGTCGCCGCGAACGAGCCCGCGGCGAGGAGATCATGCGCAAGCTCGCCCAGTACAACGCTGAGCGCGCTGGACAGCGGGTGGAGACCGAGACGGCATTCGAGGTGGACGCCGACGGGATCCGGCTACGCGGTCGGGTGGACCGGGTGGAGCACACCAGTACCGGGGTGCGGATCGTCGATCTGAAGACCGGCAAGTCCGCGGTGTCGAAGGCAGATGCCGAGCGGCACGCCCAGCTGGGCAGCTATCAGGTGGCCGTCGAGCGAGGGGCGTTCGGGGCGTCAGCCTCCGGTGGCGCTGCCCTGGTCTACCTGGGTGCGGCCACCAAGGCGGTGACGCAGCGGGAGCAGCGTCCGCTGGCCGAGGACGCCGACCCCGCATGGGCCGAGACCATGCTGCGCGACGGAGCCGCCTCGATGGCCGCCGCCGAGTTCGAGGCCCGGCCCAACCCACGCTGTCGGATCTGCCCGGTGCAGAACTCGTGCCCGGCCCAGCCGGCCGGAGGAAGGGTGACGCCTTCATGA